The uncultured Bacteroides sp. genome includes the window TGCCCACCGTAAAGGCGACCGCTTTGTTTGTCGAAAGTAATTTTAATGCTTAGCTGCAGTGCATTCGGATAATAGCCTGCATGAGAAGAAGCATGTGTGGTAGATGATAGAAAGGCAATGCCTTCTTGATTTAACCGTTTGGCCGGCAGTCCGGTAGATGCCACGGTAATATCGAAAACTTTAGCAATGGAAGTTCCGATGGAACCTTCGTATTTTTGTTTGTTGCCAAGGAGTATATTGTCTGCCACGATGCGTCCCTGGCGGTTTGCCGGTCCGGCCAGATAATTGAGCCACGGCTTTCCGGTAATGGGATGTGGAAACTCAATGACATCACCGATGGCGTAGATTGATTTGTCGGATGTTTGCAGATATTCATCTACCTGAACCCCTCCGGCAATGCCGATGGTCAGTCCGGCTTCTCTGGCCAAAGCTGTTTCCGGCTTAACGCCGATGGATAGTATCACAATGTCCGCACCTATCGATTGTCCGTCTTTAAATACCACTTCGATGCTGCGATTATCTTTTTTGAACGAAGCAACCGCCTGTTCCAGATAAAGATTCACCCCCTTCTCCATCAGATGTTGGTGTACCAGTGCAGCCATAGAAAAGTCAATGGGTGCCATTACCTGGTTTCCCATCTCTACAATAGACACTGTAGCTCCCAGAGCCTGCAAATTTTCAGCCATCTCGAGGCCGATAAATCCGGCGCCAACTACCACTGCCCGCTTCACTTCGTGCGTGTTGAGGTAAGTTTTAATCTGATCCGTGTCGTTCACGTTTCTCAGTGTGAAAATACCTTCGGAGTCAATGCCCGGAAGTGGCGGACGTACGGGAGAGGCTCCGGTGGAGATAACCAGCTTGTCATAAGCCTCGTAATATTCACTACCATCACTGCGACGTATCCTTATTTGTTTTTGTCCCTTATTAATCGCAGTTACTTCATTTTCCGTTCGCACATCTACTTTGAAACGAGTCGAAAAAGACTGGGGAGTCTGCACAAATAGTTTTTCGCGTTCGGTAATGACATTTCCAATGTAATAAGGCAACCCGCAGTTGGCGTAAGAAATGTATTTCCCTTTCTCCAAAAGGATAATTTCAGCCGTTTCATCTACTCTTCTGATACGTGCAGCCGTGGTTGCTCCTCCGGCAACGCCTCCAATGATAATGATCTTCATGTGTTTATTACTTTTTATCGATAAATAGTTTCTGCCGGAAATAACAACCGGATGCTATTAATTGTTTTGGAAGTGAATCAAAGAATTTAAAGGAAACTCATATCTTTGTGCACTTAATGTTTTTCTATAAGCTCTATCTGTATTGTTTTTATTCTAGAATTTAAAATGGCAGAAAAGAATGAATAAAGTTCTTATAGTAGATGATGAAAATCAGATTCGTGTTCTTCTTGTCCGTATGATGGAATTGGAAGGATATGAGGTGTTTCAGGCAAGTGATTGTAAAACAGCACTGAAGCAAGCGGAACTGCATGTGCCCGATGTGGCTCTGTGTGATGTTTTTATGCCCGACGGGAATGGCGTGGAACTTGTTTCTTCTCTTAAAAAAGTAGCTCCCCGTATGGAGATTATTCTGCTTACTGCCCATGGAAACATTGCAGACGGAGTGCAGGCTATAAAGAATGGAGCCTTTGACTACATAACCAAAGGGGATGATAATAATAAGATAATTCCGCTAGTGAGCCGGGCTGTAGAGAAAGTCCGAATGAATGCACGCTTAGAGAAATTAGAGAAAAAAGTGGGGCAACTCTATTCGTTTGATTCAATAACAGGAGATTCCAAACCTATAAAAGAAGCTATTTTGTTGGCACAAAAAGTGGCGGTGACAAATGTTCCTGTGTTGCTAACAGGCGAAACCGGCACAGGGAAAGAGGTTTTTGCTCAGGCCATACACTATGCGGGCAAGCGTTGCAAAAATAACTTCGTAGCGGTGAACTGTTCTTCTTTCAGCAAAGAGTTGCTCGAAAGTGAGATGTTTGGTTACAAGGCTGGGTCGTTTACCGGTGCCTTGAAAGATAAAAAAGGACTTTTTGAGGAGGCCAATAACGGGAGTATCTTCTTAGACGAAATAGGAGAGATGGCTTTCGAATTGCAAGCTAAGTTATTGCGTATACTTGAAACGGGCGAATACATAAAGATTGGCGAAACGAAACCGACTCTGGTAAATGTACGCATTATAGCGGCTACGAACCGTAATCTGGCTGAAGAGATCATCTCCGGCCGTTTTCGCGAAGATTTGTTTTACCGCTTGTCTGTTTTCCAAATTCATTTGCCTCCTCTTCGCGAAAGGCTTGGAGATATAAGGAAATTGGCAGAAGCTTTTGTGAGTAGTTTCTCTCAGGAAATGGGATATTCCGATTGTGAGATTACCCCGGATTTCTTTCGGGCACTCGAGCAACAGCCTTGGAAAGGAAATATCCGTGAACTCCGGAATGTGATTGAACGAAGCTTGATTGTGTGCAACGGCAAGCAGCTGACCTTAGAAGACCTCCCGCTGGAAATTCAGCATAGCTCTAATGAAAGGCTGGATGAAGCAACGATTTCGAACTTTGAACTATCTGCCATGGAAAAGAGGCACATTGTACGGGTGCTGGAGTATACGCATGGAAACAAAACCGAAACGGCTCGCCTACTGAAGATAGGTCTTACTACTCTATACCGTAAAATTGAAGAATATAAAATAAGTGATTAACGTCGCTTCCGCACTTTTTCCATAATAGCATGAACCCTATCAAAATGAAAAGGTCTCTTTGTTGAAGCAAAGAGGCCTTTTTGTATTATTTACCTGATATTCAGAGTGCTAAGCTGATTGTATCGTTTTTGGCACACATTTCGATCATAGATATGCAGATAAGACTGATGAGTTAGATTTTAAGGAGAAAAAGATTATTATGTATACTGCATTACTTGTATTAGGGATTGCTGTTTTCGGCTATTTGGTGTATGTGCTTCTTAAGCCCGAAAGGTTTTAATTTTAGATTAGTAAAACGATGAATACAGAATTATTAGGAGTAGGCCTGCAGGTTATTCTGATGCTGGCATTGAGCTATCCATTAGGAAAATACATTGCCCGGGTATATAAAGGAGAGAAAACCTGGTTGGATTTTATGCTTCCGCTTGAGAAGTTATTATATAAGGTATGTGGCATCAATGCCGATGAGGAAATGGGTTGGAAGACTTTTTTGAAGTCAATGCTTATTTTAAATGCGTTTTGGTTTGTTTGGGGCATGATATTTCTCATGGCTCAGGGTTGGCTCCCATTAAATCCGGATGTGAACGGGGGACAGACTTTCGATCAGGCTTTTAACACCAGTATTAGTTTTCTGGTAAATTGCAACTTACAACACTATAGTGGCGAGAGCGGGCTGACTTATTTTACGCAGTTGTTTGTTATCATGCTTTTTCAGTTTATTGCAGCTGCTACGGGCATGGCTGCTATGGCTGGAATGATGAGGTCGATGGCAGTGAAAACCACAAAGACAATAGGTAACTTCTGGTACTTTCTGGTAAGAAGTTGCACTCGAATATTAGTACCTCTTGCTCTTATTTTGGGTTTTATCTTTATTCTGCAAGGAGTGCCGATGGGTTTCAATGGTCAAATGAAGATTACTACGCTCGAAGGGAGAGAACAAATGGTTTCACAAGGACCTGTTGCGGCTATTGTTCCTATCAAGCAGTTGGGCACAAACGGTGGAGGTTTCTTTGGGGCCAATTCTTCTCATCCGCTGGAGAATCCTACCTATTTTACCAATATAGTTGAAAATTGTGCTATTATGCTCCTACCGATGGCAATGGTATTGGCGTTCGGTTTTTATGTAAAGCGAAAGAAATTGGCTTATAGTATCTTTGGGGTAATGTTGTTCGCTTATTTAGTGGGTGCAGTTGCTATGATTTATCAGGAGACTAATGGCAATCCGCGAATAGATGCAATGGGCATTGCTCAGAAAAATGGTTCGATGGAGGGAAAAGAAATACGCTTCGGCGCAGCTTCCACCGCTTTATGGGGCGCTAGTACTACCGCAACTTCCAATGGTTCGGTCAATGGTATGCACGATAGCATGATGCCGCTCTCGGGAACCGTTGAGATGCTCAACATGCAGATCAATACCTGGTTTGGCGGTGTAGGGGTTGGGTGGATGAATTACTATACATTCATTATCATGGCTGTGTTTATTAGCGGTCTGATGGTGGGACGCACACCTGAATTTTTAGGCAAAAAGGTGGAAGCTAAGGAGATGAAAATTGCTACGATAGTGGTACTGTTGCATCCATTTCTAATTCTTGCGGGTACGGCATTGGCCGGTTATCTTTTTGTTCACGCCCCCGGGTTTGTAGGGAGTGAAGGTGGATGGCTCAATAATTCGGGATCGCATGGATTGAGTGAGATGCTTTATGAGTTTACATCCTCTGCGGCCAACAACGGTTCGGGCTTTGAAGGCTTAGGCGATAATACGCCTTTCTGGAATTATGCTTGTGGCATCGTGTTGCTTCTTGGACGTTTTGTTCCGATCATAGGACAGATAGCC containing:
- the kdpF gene encoding K(+)-transporting ATPase subunit F, translated to MYTALLVLGIAVFGYLVYVLLKPERF
- a CDS encoding sigma-54 dependent transcriptional regulator produces the protein MNKVLIVDDENQIRVLLVRMMELEGYEVFQASDCKTALKQAELHVPDVALCDVFMPDGNGVELVSSLKKVAPRMEIILLTAHGNIADGVQAIKNGAFDYITKGDDNNKIIPLVSRAVEKVRMNARLEKLEKKVGQLYSFDSITGDSKPIKEAILLAQKVAVTNVPVLLTGETGTGKEVFAQAIHYAGKRCKNNFVAVNCSSFSKELLESEMFGYKAGSFTGALKDKKGLFEEANNGSIFLDEIGEMAFELQAKLLRILETGEYIKIGETKPTLVNVRIIAATNRNLAEEIISGRFREDLFYRLSVFQIHLPPLRERLGDIRKLAEAFVSSFSQEMGYSDCEITPDFFRALEQQPWKGNIRELRNVIERSLIVCNGKQLTLEDLPLEIQHSSNERLDEATISNFELSAMEKRHIVRVLEYTHGNKTETARLLKIGLTTLYRKIEEYKISD
- the kdpA gene encoding potassium-transporting ATPase subunit KdpA produces the protein MNTELLGVGLQVILMLALSYPLGKYIARVYKGEKTWLDFMLPLEKLLYKVCGINADEEMGWKTFLKSMLILNAFWFVWGMIFLMAQGWLPLNPDVNGGQTFDQAFNTSISFLVNCNLQHYSGESGLTYFTQLFVIMLFQFIAAATGMAAMAGMMRSMAVKTTKTIGNFWYFLVRSCTRILVPLALILGFIFILQGVPMGFNGQMKITTLEGREQMVSQGPVAAIVPIKQLGTNGGGFFGANSSHPLENPTYFTNIVENCAIMLLPMAMVLAFGFYVKRKKLAYSIFGVMLFAYLVGAVAMIYQETNGNPRIDAMGIAQKNGSMEGKEIRFGAASTALWGASTTATSNGSVNGMHDSMMPLSGTVEMLNMQINTWFGGVGVGWMNYYTFIIMAVFISGLMVGRTPEFLGKKVEAKEMKIATIVVLLHPFLILAGTALAGYLFVHAPGFVGSEGGWLNNSGSHGLSEMLYEFTSSAANNGSGFEGLGDNTPFWNYACGIVLLLGRFVPIIGQIAIAGFLAEKKFIPESAGTLRTDTSTFGIMTFAVILIVAALSFFPVLALSSIAEHLSL